The Fibrobacter sp. genome contains the following window.
TGGCGTTTCCCCTTTATCACCGGTCAGTACGGCGGTGCCGCCTTTGTTTTAATCTACCTGTTCTTCCTGGTGATTCTCGGTTTGCCGGCACTCATTGCTGAATTTTCTAACGGTCGCGCCAGTAAGCGTGGCGTAGCCCGCTCTTTCGATGAACTTGAACCTGCAGGAACCAAGTGGCACTATGCCAAGTTCCCCATGATTGCCGGTAACTACCTGCTCATGATGTTCTATACCACAGTGGCTGGCTGGATGATGTACTACTTCTTCCGCATGACCTTCGTTGGTGACCTTCAGGGAAAGTCTCCCGCCGAAGTGGGCGAGGCCTTCGGTACTATGCTGGGCGATGCCGGCATTCAGTCCGGATGGATGATTGTTGCTACCCTCCTTGGCCTTGGCATTGTTTCTCTCGGCTTGCAGAAGGGCGTGGAACGCATTACCAAGTGGATGATGTCCCTGCTGTTTGTAATTATGATAGCTCTTGCCGTTCGTGCTGTGACTCTCCCTGGTGCAGAAGAAGGTCTCAAGTTCTACTTGCTGCCGGACTTTAACCGCCTTATGGAAAAGGGAATCAATGAAGTTGTGTTTGCCGCCATGGGCCAGGCTTTCTTTACCTTGAGCATCGGTATCGGCTCTATGTCCATTCTCGGTAGCTACATCAACAAGAAACACACCTTGGCTAAGGAAGCGGTGAATATCTGCGCCCTGGATACCTTGGTTGCCTTGCTTGCCGGCCTTATCATTATTCCTAGCTGCTTTGCCTTTAACGTAGAACCGGGTGCAGGTCCGGGCCTCGTGTTCGTGACCCTTCCCAACATCTTTGCTCAGATGCCTGCAGGCCGTTTCTTCGGTTCAGCCTTCTTCCTGTTCATGAGTTTTGCTGCACTCTCCACCTTGGTGGCTGTGTTTGAAAACATCATTTCCTTCTGGATGGACTTGAAGGGCTACAAGCGTAAGAAGGTGGTTGCGGTCAATATCTTCGCAATCATCATTCTGTCCTTGCCTTGCGCACTTGGCTTTAATGCCTGGTCTAGTTTCGAACCTTTTGGCCCGGGCAGCTGCGTTCTTGACTTGGAAGACTTCCTGGTTTCCAACACCTTGCTCCCGCTGGGTTCCCTGTTCTTCGTTGTATTCTGTAACTCCCGCTATGGCTGGGGACAGGACAAGTTCTACGAAGAAGTCAATACCGGTAAGGGATTCAAGTTCCCCGCAAACAAGTTTGTCCGCTTCTACATCAAGTGGGTTCTGCCCATTATCGTACTGGTCATCTTTGCCCAGGGTTATCTGCAGAAGTTTGCCCCGGAACTTTCCGCAAAGATCTTCGGTTAGTTTTGTTGAAACTTTTGTTTTGTTGATGTCAAAAATTGACGTTATGTTGGTTCTATATTTACTGTTGAAAAAGAAAAAGGAATCAACATCATGCACAATATCTTAAATCTCTCCACCAATAAGACCCTCTTCGCCGTTCTCATGGCTCTTACTCCCGCAATTTTCGCAGCTATGCTCCTGGGGTCAGAAAGTGTTGCCGCCGCTGCCGCAGTATCTGTAGCCTACGCCAGCGTTGTCATTGGAGAACGCATGGAATAACTTTGTTCGTGTCACAATTACTCTTGGAATCCACTGTTTTAGCAAGGATGGGCGAAACCATAGCTTTGCTGCGGTGGATTTTTTTTTGTTTTCACAAAGACGGCTTAGAATAATGTTACATTTTGTAAGGATGTTATAAGATCTGCTTATTCAGGATATTATATGTTGTTTATGAAAAAAGTTGCTCTGTTGACTTGCTTGCTTCTGCTTGCGTGTAACGATGAAGCACCCAAGGAAAACAAGGTCCTTGGCAATGAAGTTGCGAAGGATCAGGATTTGAATGCCTTGAACTCTGAAAAGGCCTTGTTTGTGGCAAAAGCTCGCAGAGTTGTTGGCGATGTAGACTACTCTAAGTCTGAAAATGACTGGAAAAAAATGCACCAGGGTAATACGGTTGTTGAGGGAAATAAGATCCGCACCGCAGTAGAGTCTGACGTCCAGTTGGCGGCTAACGATGGTACTCTTTTCCAGATTATGGAAAATTCTAATGTTACTGTTTCTGCCGCCCTTTTGCCCAATTCTAGACAATCTGTGGATTTTGCCATTGAAAAGGGTGCCATTCGATTCGATGTCCAAAAGCAGAAATCAAACGACTTTGTGTTTAGAACAGGAACAGCTACTGCAGCAATTCGTGGTACGGCGGGATTTGTTGGAAACATCAATGGCAAGATGGTTGCTTCCCTTAATGAGGGCCGCGTGAACGTTACCAACGAGAAGGGCGACTCAACATCTATTGAACAAAACCAAACGTTGATCGTCAACGAATCTGGTTCCGTTAAGACTATGAACCTCGCTTCCTCTGGAACGAAGGCCTTGCTTGCCTTGGTGGATTCCGTGGCATCTGCTTCGGATACGACCGATCTTGAACAATCCCTTCAGAACTTCGATAATGACTATGCTGCTCAGAAGGCCGCCTTTGAAAAGAAATTGAAATTCAAGGCAGAGGGCGTTGCAAGGCAGATTAAGGATTCCTCTGTAACCTTGCAGGCAATTGCAACTCCCGGTGTAATCGTTGAAGTCCTTGGCGAAGTCGATACCGTTGGTGCCGACAGCGTTTATCAGCGTACCTTTACATGGGGCGCCGATTCCTATGGCACAAAGCGTTTCCTGGCCGTTTGTAGTGATGGCCTTGTAGAAATTCCTTGCTATATGTGGGTGACGGAATACGTTGAAGAAAACGCAGAAACGGAAGATTCCGATGGCCTTGAAATGGGGGTCAAGATCAATGGCCCGAGTGTTGAAAAAATTCACTTGGAAATGCCCTTGAAACAATACCAGGGCAAGTTGAAGTTTGCGCTCCAGGGTTTTTCCGCGGAAGAACGGTCTAAGGTCAAAAATGTAGTTATCAGCAGAGGTGGTTCCGAGATCGAAACAATTGACCCGAAGGGTCTTGGAAAATGGTCCTTTGAACGTAAGATTCAGATTGGCTTGAACAAGATTGCAAATTTTGAAGTCTCTGTCAATATGGATGATGGCCGTAGCTTTACCGCACAGAAGACTTACGAGGTGTACTGCTCGCAGAGCAATCATCCCGGTGGAAAGGCTCGTAACAACTTGGTTCCGTTGAACAAGGAATACGAACAGTTGAGGGCCAAGGGCTTGTTGAGGAATGAATAGAGGGGAAAACTGTATGAATCGCTTTAAACTTTTGTGCTCTGTCGCTTCTTGCGGTGGATTGCTTTTCTTGGCTGGATGCGCTTCCGCACCTGCTCCTGCACAAAACGACTCTGTTCGTGAAAATGCAAGTGAATCCTATGCCAAGGTGGATGGTGCCCCCGCAGGTCAGCCTGTCGAAAGTGCATCGGCAGAAAAAAATACCGTGAATAACGATGCCGTACAGAAAACGGAAATCTCTATGTCGACAGCGTCTGTAGAAGTATCTGACGTGGTGTTCAAGGTTAAACCCACAGTGATGGTGCTTCCTGCCATGGGCGCGTCGGGTGCAACCAGTATTGAGGTTATTCGCAAGAACCCTCTGGCAAAGACTGCAATGGAAGTCATCAATGCCTATATGACCGAGTGCGGATACAAGGTGATAAGTCTGGAAAACCAGGCCCAGTTGGATGAAGTCGTCCAGCTTCAGGGTGATATTGCCGGAAACGATGCCGACTTGGCCTATGTGGCAGGTCTTGCCGTTGGCGCCGATATCAATGTGACCTTTGCGGGAAGCATTCAGGATGATAATCTTGTGATTGACCTGAGTGCAAGCGATGCCTCCACCGCAAATCTTCTGGCAAGTGAATCTAGCCGCCAGAAGGATGGTGGTGACGGAATGCGTGTACTTGTTCAGAAGGCAACCCAGAGAGCGATTGTTCCTCTAGAAAAGAAGGTGCGTAGCCAGTTGGCTGCAGAACTGGAAAAGGGGACTCAGTATAAGGTCGTTTGCCGTTTGACCGGTGAATTTACCGATGAACAGACCGAGGAAATTTCAAACCTGGTGACAATGCAGATTCGAAAGAAATTCAATAAGATGCAGGTCAGTTCCATGACTCGCAACACCATTGACCTGGTTGTATACGCCGATCCTGACAAGTATGACGATTCCCAGATGGTCTATTCGGAATTCTACGAGGCTCTAAGCGGATTGGCAAAGGTGCGTCGCCAGAATATTACAAAGAAACTGATTATTCTTGAAATCCAGTAAGGTTGATAATGAAAAAGACTATTCTTAAAGCCCTGCTGGCAATGACCTTGTTGTGTGGCCTGGCAAATGCCGCCAACCTGGTAACGTATACCGCAGGTTCCTCGATTTCCCAAAAGGATGCAGACCAAAAGGCCTTGGAAGGTGTCGCTAAGCAGATTAGTACCAAGGTAAAATCGGAACTGGTTACGAAACGTACCGAGAATGCTGCGGGTGATGTAAAGGAAGTTTCCAAGAGTTTCAAAGGGTCGTACACCAATGTGATTCTCAAGGGAGCAAAGATTGTTCCTGGTGCCAAGAAAAATGGAATGTTTCAGTCTACCGTAACGGTGGATCTGGATCAGCTTGCGTCCATGATCCTGCTGAACCTGGAATCCATTCGACAGCAGATGAATTCCAAGGATTCTGTAATTCGTCTTGACATGTCTGACCGTGATTATTACAAGGCTGCAAGTGGCATGGCTGCTTTGGAAAGGCTGGGCTCTCAGTACAATGACGAACTGGAAAATCTTTCTTGCGTGCAGGCTGTACCCAAGAATCTTCGACTGGAATCGACATTGGCTGAGCTGACTGAATTCTTGAAGTCTTCCTTGGCAACCATTAAAATCGATGTGAAAATGACAGAGGAAAGTCTTCTTGTGACGGTTACAGATTTTGCCGGTCCCGTAGAAAATTTCCCGATGATTCTTAGCCAGGACCGAAAGGATCTTGTTTCGGAAAAAACGGATGCGTCCGGTGTTGCCAAGTTCTCCATGAAGGATGTTCGTAAGCATAAGGCCGCTGGTGAAGTCGTCGTTTTGCCGGATATGAATTTCAGCTTTGTGAATTCTTCGGCATTGGTCAAGAAGTCAGTCAGTTACGAATCCAAGAAACTGGGCTGTGCCTACAGAATGGTTTGCATTGGAGCCATGGAAGAATGTGGCTCTGTGGAAATGTTCCTGAACGATGTTGGCTTTACTATTGAAAATCAGCCGGAAAATCCCACGTTGGATGTAGCGCTTTCCTTTAATGACAAGCCGAATCTAAATAAGACTTTGGTTACATCCGAAGTGACTGCCCGTTTTAGGATAGGAAAGACAGAAACTTTCGAAAGGGCGCTTGGTGTTGGCCGTAGTGCCGAAGATGCCCATGTGAAGAGTATTGCAAAGTTGCCTGCATCCAAGGTAAGACAGAAACTGATGGATGCTGCCTGCAAGCAGTAACTATTTCTTCTGGGAAATAACTTCCACAGTCAGCTTGTTGAAGGCGAGCATTCCGCCTTCGCGAATTTCAAGGGCGGCACGGAATACCGTGTCGTTCTTTTTAAATGGCTCCAGGACGCGGGTGTATTTCTTCTTTAGAAGTTCTTCCACTTCCTCGTCCTTGAGTTCCCGCTGGTAGAATACCTTGGGTACGCCGTATCCGCAACGGCTGTTCATGCAGATGTATGCCGAGGCTGTATTTCCGTTGGAGTCCTTTCCGGTGCGGAGGCGCATCTGGTCGCCGCAAATGGGGCAGGGTAAATCCCGGTGCATGAACTCGAAGTTTGTTTTCCCGTCGGGCCCGAACTTCAGGCTTGCCGCAAAAGTTTCTCCCTTCTTGCTCTTGAAATCGCTGATGACTGGCGTCTTGCCTGCGGTAAAGAGTGCGTCGATTTCGCTTGGCGTCAGGGTGTGGCCTGCAACGTTCTTGAATAGGGTGAACTTGCATTCTACTTCGTCCCCGGCCTTGCCTGTGCAGAAGAGGGTGTTCTTGTTCTCTTCCAGCGGGTTTCCGCAGAGAGGGCACTTGTAGTCGGTAACAGCCCCGTGGAACTTGCCGTCGTTGGTGAATTCGAATCCGATGTTTCCATCGTCGGCAAGAGTCAGGCTGGCGCTGAATGTGGAACCCTTCTTGCTGATAAATCCACTAAGAACGTCCGACTTACCTGTAGAAAGCAGCTTGGTCATTTCGGCATGGCTCAGGGTGCGGCCTGCAATGGTATGGCCGGCCTTGAATCCGCATTCGGCGTTCTTGCACACATATCCCCAGGGGGTGATTTCCATAGGGTTGCTGCACTTGGGGCAGGAAATGGCGTCGGTCACCGTTTCTCGCTCGAACTGGCTGCCGTATTTTTCGTGCAGGTGGGCGAAAAGTTCCCGCACATAGTCCATGATGCCGTCGCGGAAATCCTTCGGGTCCAGGTTTCCTTTTTCTACCTGGGAAAGCTTGTATTCCCATTCGCCCGTCATTTCCGGAGATTTTACCTTGTCATCCATCAGGGCAATGACTTCACGGCCTCGGGCGGTACTGACCAGGTTGTTCTTCTGGGCTTCGATAAAACCGCGCTTCTTTAGTGTCTCGATAATGCCTGCCTGAGTGGCGGGGGTGCCTAGGCCGCGGTCCTTCATGGCTTCGGCCAGTTCTTCGTTCTCGATTTGCTTGCCTGCGGTTTTCATGGCGGCAAGGAGGGTGGCCTCGGTGTAATACTTGGGCTTGGACTTCTTTTTCTTTTGCAGTTCAATGCTATCGAAGGGAGCCTTGTCGCCCTGCTTCCAGTCGGGGAAGGATTCTACGATATTGGTTATGTCGTCGGAATTGCCTTCGTCATCCTTCTTGGCATCGGATTTCTTTTTCTTTTCTTCTTTGGCCAAAGCGCGGAAACCTAGGTCCTCGTTCTGCTTTAATTTTAGACGGAAAACTTCCGTATCTGGATTCTTCGACTGCGAACCTGACGGTTCTCCGCTCAGAATGACGCTGTCCGCAGGACTTTTCAAAGTTACTTCCATCTCGTTCCAAACGTAGGGCTTCAGCCATGCCTGTACAAAGCGTTCTTTGGCCAGGTTGTAGATGTTCTCTTCCATTTCAGGGAGACCATTGGGCTGTTCGCCGGTAGGAATAATGGCGAAGTGGTCTGTCACCTTACTGCTGTTGATGAAAACGAAGTTCTCGCTTTCGGGGCGCATGATCTTTTGCTGCTCCGGCTTGGCCAGGCGCATGGCCAGTTGATAGGCTTCCTGCTTCATGGTGTCGGGCAGGTAGGCGGAATCCGTACGGGGGTAGGTGAGGAGCTTCTTTTCGTAAAGGTTCTGGGCGCAGTCCAAAACCTGCTGGGCGCTGTATTTGAAACGCTTGTTGCCTTCCTTTTGCAGTTCCGTTAGGTCAAAGGGCTTTTGGGGGAACTGCTTTTTCTGTTGGACATCCACGTTGGCAATTACAGCCTCTGCAGGAGCCTTGCATTTGTCAACTACGGCCTGGGCGGGTTCTTCTTTTTCAAATACCGCTACTTTTAAAGCGATTTCCTTCGACTCCGTGTTTTCCTTGCCCGAATCCTTTGCGTCTCGGTCGGGGCGCAAAAGCTGTGCCTGGAATCCTTTCCAGGTTCCCACCACGCTGTAGTAGTACAGTTCCTTGAACTGCTCCACCATGGCGTCGCGCTCCACGATGAGGTTTAGGGTAGGAGTCTGAACGCGGCCTACGGAAATCATCTTGCCGCGGCCAGCCGTAAGGGTGTAGGCTCGTGTTGCGTTAAGGCCTACCATCCAGTCGGCACGCTGACGAAGTCGGGCAGCGTAACTTAAATTCAGACGTTCCGTGGCTTCTTCCAGATTTTTCCAGGCCTTGTCCAAATCCTTTGCCACGTAGCTGTTCACCCACAGGCGCTTTACCTGTTTCTTCTTGAAATCCGGAGTGTAGTCCAGGATCAAGTCGAAAATCAGGTTACCTTCGCGGCCAGCATCGGCTCCGTTTACAAGAACGTCCGCCTTGCTCATCATGTCTCGCACCACAGCCAGCTGCTTTCGGGTGCTTTCGATTTCCATCAGGCGGAATTTTTCTGGCAGCAGCGGGAGGTTGCTTAAACGCCAACCGCCCTCAAAACCGGGATAGGCATCCAGCGGAGCCAAAGTAATCAAGTGACCCACGCACCAGGTAATGCAATGGTTCTGGCCAATAAGGCATCCATCGCCCTGGGTGAACTTTTCACCTTCCAAGCGTTCCAGCATCGGTCTGTAATGCTGGTTTGCAACAGAAGGTTTTTCGGCCACTAAAAGAATCATAAATCGAAAGATAAAAAATTAGGCCAAGTCCTTGAACAGATTCAGCATGGCCTTGGCCGCGTCGGACTTTAAGAAATCCTGTTCCAAGTCGGCGAATTTCTCGTTCCAGAACTTGGTTCTTTCACTAATGATTTTGGAACCAATCCTGTATGCCCACAGGTCACAATCTTCGTCAACCACCTCGTAGTCGGAACCGCCATTAAAGACGTTGGCAACACCGTAGGCTTCGTGGTCCTTGCAAAGTAGGACTGTGCATCCGAAAATGACGGACAGGTTTAGGCAGGCCTGTTCCAGTTGAGCGCAGTCGATGTCAGTGCTTTTCATGGAGAACATGACCATGACCTTTTGGGGTTCTCCCTGGTCGTCCAAATCGCAGGGCGTGAAATTTATCTTGAGTCCAAGTTCGCCAAAATCCTGTTCCACCCAGGATATCTTTGATGCGAAACTTTGAAAAACGTCCGGATTTGCCACTTGGTTAAGTTCCGGAAAAATTCGCCCGCTGATGGTAAATTCGTGTTCCATGTTTTTTAATATAGAAAAGCCCCCAGTGGGAAGGGGCGGCCTTAGGCTATGGAAATCTTGATGATCACTTCGTTTTTATTGCCCTGCCTTTCGTAGGCTGTGGAGCTTGCCATCTTCTTTACCATGAAAATGCCTAGGCCTCCGGCTTCACGGTCTTCCAAGGCGGCTGTAACATCGGGTTCCTGGACTTCTGTAAAGGGGTCAAATGGCTTTCCGTCGTCAATAAAGGTCAGCGATATTTCTGTATCGCTGATTTCGCATTCGATTTCCAAATTGGAGGCGTCGCTGTAGAAAACCACGTTGCTGACGATTTCGTCGGAGCAAACTGCCAGCTTGGAGGAAATCTTCATGCTGATTCCCTGGGACTTGCTCCAGATGGTAATGAAATCCTGGACTTCAGTCAGGCAATCCTTGGAAACGTTGAAGGATCTTGATTTCACGTCATTTCTCCTTCAAGCTGAATGCCAGCATGGAAATATCGTCAAATTGCGGGGCGCCTTCTGCATGGCCTTGAACCGCCTTGAGCATGGAATTGCAGAGGCCAAGCATGGATTCGTTCCTGTGCTTGTTCAAGGCCGCAATCATCTGGTCGTTGCCGAAGGGTTCCTTGTTACTGTTCATGGCTTCAGGAATGCCGTCGGTGTAGACGAAGATGGTGTCGCCGCGTTCCAGCTTTACGTCAAAGTTCTCGTACTTCATGCCTTCCATTCCGCCGAGAACAAAACAGCTCTTGATTTTCTTTAGGGAGAAAAGCTCACCCTTCCGCATGACAGCGGGAGGCTCGTGGCCGGCATTGCTGAACTGGAAATCGCCTGTATCCAGGTCAAGAATGCCGCAGAAACAGCTGACGAACATGTCTAGGGGATTGCTGGCACAAAGCTCGTCGTTGGTGCGGGCCATGGCTTCTGCCGGAGAATAACCGCGCATCAGGTTATGCCGCAGGATAATCTTGGAAAGCATCATGAACAGGGCGGCGGGAACGCCCTTGCCAGAAACGTCTGCAATTACAAGGGCTATGTGGCTTGCGTCCAACATGAAAAAGTCGTAGAAGTCGCCGCCCACTTCCTTTGCCGGGATCATGACTGCGTGCAAGTCCAGGTTCTTGAAATTTTCCAGCTTAGGTAGGGTTGATTCCTGGATGGTGGTGGCGATGGCAAGCTCTGTATGGCTCTTCTGCTGTTCGCGTTGGGTCTCAGTCAGGTTCTTTACGTAAGAATCCAGTTCCTTGGACAGATTCCTGAAGGAATTGGCAAGGTCTCCCACTTCGGATGTAAAGTAGATGTACTTGCCGCACTTGTCGACGATGGAAGAAATCTTAGCCTCGATATCGCTGTCGTCGCCAATGACCTTTCCGATGGAACTCATCTTTTCCAGTGGCTTCGTGACAGTAAGCTCGATGTACAAAAGGAATGCCAGGGAGGTCCATACGGCGAGATTCATGGAAATAGCTGCGCCATAATACACAAGGTTCCAAAGATACAGAGGGTCTACCTTGAATCTGAAGGTGAACAGGTCGTAGCAAATCCAGGCCACGGCAACGCTAACTGCGATACTTGCCAGCAGGAAAAAGAGAAGGAACTTTTCGTTGAGGGAGAAGGAGAAAATATTCTCGATACCGCTGAATTTTTTCTTTAGGCA
Protein-coding sequences here:
- a CDS encoding sodium-dependent transporter, whose amino-acid sequence is MSQRESFGSRLGFILIAAGCAIGIGNVWRFPFITGQYGGAAFVLIYLFFLVILGLPALIAEFSNGRASKRGVARSFDELEPAGTKWHYAKFPMIAGNYLLMMFYTTVAGWMMYYFFRMTFVGDLQGKSPAEVGEAFGTMLGDAGIQSGWMIVATLLGLGIVSLGLQKGVERITKWMMSLLFVIMIALAVRAVTLPGAEEGLKFYLLPDFNRLMEKGINEVVFAAMGQAFFTLSIGIGSMSILGSYINKKHTLAKEAVNICALDTLVALLAGLIIIPSCFAFNVEPGAGPGLVFVTLPNIFAQMPAGRFFGSAFFLFMSFAALSTLVAVFENIISFWMDLKGYKRKKVVAVNIFAIIILSLPCALGFNAWSSFEPFGPGSCVLDLEDFLVSNTLLPLGSLFFVVFCNSRYGWGQDKFYEEVNTGKGFKFPANKFVRFYIKWVLPIIVLVIFAQGYLQKFAPELSAKIFG
- a CDS encoding FecR family protein, with the protein product MLFMKKVALLTCLLLLACNDEAPKENKVLGNEVAKDQDLNALNSEKALFVAKARRVVGDVDYSKSENDWKKMHQGNTVVEGNKIRTAVESDVQLAANDGTLFQIMENSNVTVSAALLPNSRQSVDFAIEKGAIRFDVQKQKSNDFVFRTGTATAAIRGTAGFVGNINGKMVASLNEGRVNVTNEKGDSTSIEQNQTLIVNESGSVKTMNLASSGTKALLALVDSVASASDTTDLEQSLQNFDNDYAAQKAAFEKKLKFKAEGVARQIKDSSVTLQAIATPGVIVEVLGEVDTVGADSVYQRTFTWGADSYGTKRFLAVCSDGLVEIPCYMWVTEYVEENAETEDSDGLEMGVKINGPSVEKIHLEMPLKQYQGKLKFALQGFSAEERSKVKNVVISRGGSEIETIDPKGLGKWSFERKIQIGLNKIANFEVSVNMDDGRSFTAQKTYEVYCSQSNHPGGKARNNLVPLNKEYEQLRAKGLLRNE
- a CDS encoding DUF6175 family protein — protein: MNRFKLLCSVASCGGLLFLAGCASAPAPAQNDSVRENASESYAKVDGAPAGQPVESASAEKNTVNNDAVQKTEISMSTASVEVSDVVFKVKPTVMVLPAMGASGATSIEVIRKNPLAKTAMEVINAYMTECGYKVISLENQAQLDEVVQLQGDIAGNDADLAYVAGLAVGADINVTFAGSIQDDNLVIDLSASDASTANLLASESSRQKDGGDGMRVLVQKATQRAIVPLEKKVRSQLAAELEKGTQYKVVCRLTGEFTDEQTEEISNLVTMQIRKKFNKMQVSSMTRNTIDLVVYADPDKYDDSQMVYSEFYEALSGLAKVRRQNITKKLIILEIQ
- a CDS encoding DNA topoisomerase — translated: MILLVAEKPSVANQHYRPMLERLEGEKFTQGDGCLIGQNHCITWCVGHLITLAPLDAYPGFEGGWRLSNLPLLPEKFRLMEIESTRKQLAVVRDMMSKADVLVNGADAGREGNLIFDLILDYTPDFKKKQVKRLWVNSYVAKDLDKAWKNLEEATERLNLSYAARLRQRADWMVGLNATRAYTLTAGRGKMISVGRVQTPTLNLIVERDAMVEQFKELYYYSVVGTWKGFQAQLLRPDRDAKDSGKENTESKEIALKVAVFEKEEPAQAVVDKCKAPAEAVIANVDVQQKKQFPQKPFDLTELQKEGNKRFKYSAQQVLDCAQNLYEKKLLTYPRTDSAYLPDTMKQEAYQLAMRLAKPEQQKIMRPESENFVFINSSKVTDHFAIIPTGEQPNGLPEMEENIYNLAKERFVQAWLKPYVWNEMEVTLKSPADSVILSGEPSGSQSKNPDTEVFRLKLKQNEDLGFRALAKEEKKKKSDAKKDDEGNSDDITNIVESFPDWKQGDKAPFDSIELQKKKKSKPKYYTEATLLAAMKTAGKQIENEELAEAMKDRGLGTPATQAGIIETLKKRGFIEAQKNNLVSTARGREVIALMDDKVKSPEMTGEWEYKLSQVEKGNLDPKDFRDGIMDYVRELFAHLHEKYGSQFERETVTDAISCPKCSNPMEITPWGYVCKNAECGFKAGHTIAGRTLSHAEMTKLLSTGKSDVLSGFISKKGSTFSASLTLADDGNIGFEFTNDGKFHGAVTDYKCPLCGNPLEENKNTLFCTGKAGDEVECKFTLFKNVAGHTLTPSEIDALFTAGKTPVISDFKSKKGETFAASLKFGPDGKTNFEFMHRDLPCPICGDQMRLRTGKDSNGNTASAYICMNSRCGYGVPKVFYQRELKDEEVEELLKKKYTRVLEPFKKNDTVFRAALEIREGGMLAFNKLTVEVISQKK
- a CDS encoding ATP-binding protein — translated: MKSRSFNVSKDCLTEVQDFITIWSKSQGISMKISSKLAVCSDEIVSNVVFYSDASNLEIECEISDTEISLTFIDDGKPFDPFTEVQEPDVTAALEDREAGGLGIFMVKKMASSTAYERQGNKNEVIIKISIA
- a CDS encoding serine/threonine-protein phosphatase — encoded protein: MKKALLSILIVLVCGLVFYAIGVPCRVFLKISEFTEVSFTASLPFLFTLMFGLPGAIGCAVANLAADITLKYAPTIYIPGFFLQIVYGLLPALAWNFLRRKDENKYKLNTVFKVVQLLFVIIVSSGFNATASFLLIFFNVDHISPALWTNYFFNQLNTSLATVIPVMMLCSLKHQLCLKKKFSGIENIFSFSLNEKFLLFFLLASIAVSVAVAWICYDLFTFRFKVDPLYLWNLVYYGAAISMNLAVWTSLAFLLYIELTVTKPLEKMSSIGKVIGDDSDIEAKISSIVDKCGKYIYFTSEVGDLANSFRNLSKELDSYVKNLTETQREQQKSHTELAIATTIQESTLPKLENFKNLDLHAVMIPAKEVGGDFYDFFMLDASHIALVIADVSGKGVPAALFMMLSKIILRHNLMRGYSPAEAMARTNDELCASNPLDMFVSCFCGILDLDTGDFQFSNAGHEPPAVMRKGELFSLKKIKSCFVLGGMEGMKYENFDVKLERGDTIFVYTDGIPEAMNSNKEPFGNDQMIAALNKHRNESMLGLCNSMLKAVQGHAEGAPQFDDISMLAFSLKEK